One Brachyspira pilosicoli P43/6/78 genomic window carries:
- a CDS encoding aspartate kinase, whose translation MKVAKFGGSSLANASQIKKVVDIVLSDKDRRIVVVSAPGKRVKEDTKVTDLLIALADAILAGKDGNHELKIILERFKSIIDDLGLSNSLLEEIDRDIKKRISEDKSIATKFTDGVKALGEDINAKVVASYINSLGVEAKYVNPKDAGLLLSEEFGNAAVLDVSYKNLAKLKDESAIVVFPGFFGYTQKGDVVTFPRGGSDITGSILAKAVNAEVYENFTDVDGVLAASPSIVDNPKLIDEFTYREMRELSYGGFNVLHAEALQPVYEANIPVHILNTNNTASKGTKIVAKRDKLKNPVVGVSGESDFSCLYVSKYLMNREVGFGRKLLAIIEDEGIPYQHAPSGIDNISVIVRGSTLTKEKEKRIYERVRDELNVDNVFFDNELALVMLVGEGMQEVVGISARAMNAIEKANVNIEMLNQSISEASIMIGVKEKDLNKAINAVYKAFFTEQ comes from the coding sequence ATGAAAGTGGCAAAATTTGGAGGTTCTTCACTTGCTAATGCTTCACAGATAAAAAAAGTTGTAGATATAGTTTTATCTGATAAAGATAGAAGAATAGTTGTGGTTTCTGCACCTGGTAAGAGAGTAAAAGAAGATACTAAAGTTACCGATTTGCTCATAGCACTTGCTGATGCAATACTTGCTGGAAAAGACGGCAATCATGAATTAAAGATAATATTAGAAAGATTTAAAAGTATAATAGATGATTTAGGATTATCTAATTCGCTTTTAGAAGAGATTGACAGAGACATAAAAAAGAGGATATCAGAAGATAAAAGTATTGCTACAAAGTTTACAGATGGAGTTAAGGCATTAGGAGAGGATATTAATGCTAAGGTAGTAGCTTCATATATTAACAGTTTAGGAGTAGAGGCAAAATATGTTAATCCTAAAGATGCTGGGCTATTATTGTCAGAAGAGTTTGGAAATGCTGCTGTACTTGATGTTTCTTATAAGAATTTAGCTAAATTAAAAGATGAAAGTGCTATAGTAGTTTTCCCTGGATTTTTTGGATATACACAGAAGGGAGATGTTGTAACTTTCCCAAGGGGCGGAAGCGATATTACTGGTTCTATACTTGCTAAGGCAGTGAATGCTGAAGTATACGAAAACTTTACTGATGTAGATGGAGTTTTGGCTGCTTCTCCTAGTATAGTAGATAATCCTAAACTTATAGATGAGTTTACATATAGAGAGATGAGAGAGCTTAGTTATGGCGGTTTTAATGTACTTCATGCAGAGGCACTTCAGCCTGTTTATGAAGCTAATATACCTGTTCATATACTTAATACTAATAACACTGCTTCAAAAGGTACTAAAATAGTTGCAAAGAGAGATAAATTAAAAAATCCGGTTGTTGGTGTTTCTGGAGAATCTGACTTTTCTTGTCTTTATGTTAGTAAATATCTTATGAATAGGGAAGTTGGTTTTGGAAGAAAATTGTTGGCTATAATAGAAGATGAAGGAATACCATATCAGCACGCTCCTTCTGGTATAGATAATATATCTGTAATAGTTAGAGGTTCTACTTTAACAAAAGAGAAAGAGAAACGCATTTATGAGAGGGTACGTGATGAACTTAATGTTGATAATGTTTTCTTTGATAATGAATTGGCTTTAGTAATGCTTGTGGGAGAAGGTATGCAGGAGGTTGTTGGAATTTCTGCTAGGGCTATGAATGCTATTGAGAAGGCTAATGTTAATATTGAAATGCTTAACCAGAGTATCAGTGAAGCTAGTATTATGATAGGGGTTAAGGAAAAAGATTTAAACAAGGCTATTAATGCTGTTTATAAGGCTTTTTTTACTGAACAATAA
- a CDS encoding PepSY-like domain-containing protein, with protein MKKLYLFLLFLSFFSSGYLYFYDDSNFTMIPYERLPDISKEFIENNFNDYTIHNTMMSHHYIVVFKGGSSIQFNFKGEWINIIGNRNIIPFEKAGRFIPSNIINTLKSKYTKINSIYKKSKGYQFKVDDGKIVSFDKEGNII; from the coding sequence ATGAAAAAGCTTTATTTATTTTTATTGTTTTTAAGTTTTTTTAGCTCTGGTTATTTATATTTTTATGATGATAGTAATTTTACTATGATACCTTATGAAAGGCTTCCTGATATTTCAAAAGAATTTATAGAAAATAATTTTAATGATTATACAATACATAATACTATGATGAGCCATCATTATATAGTAGTATTTAAAGGCGGAAGTTCTATTCAATTTAATTTTAAAGGAGAATGGATTAATATTATAGGCAATAGAAATATTATACCATTTGAAAAAGCAGGCAGATTTATACCTTCAAATATTATAAATACTCTAAAATCAAAATATACTAAAATAAACTCAATATATAAAAAATCTAAAGGCTATCAATTTAAAGTTGATGATGGCAAAATAGTTTCTTTTGATAAAGAAGGAAATATTATTTAA
- a CDS encoding MGDG synthase family glycosyltransferase, translated as MKKILIISSEYTGHGHKSVHTALIQGFEKLYKDSVEIKVVNGFTLGGPDLLAAERLYNQCVKYFPKLWEKIFKFSFKNKDFINKNNSITIKRSFLKIYKQYKPDLILNVHPLFSGSLLNIIEKKKLDVKFFILITDLITITKIWFDNRADKIISPSKEATEYMIKNGIDREKLITFGLPVRNGFDAPFASKEDIIKNTNINGKLKILILNNSEKTKRLLYIIKNLYSRYNCEVTIICGRNKHTYNKLNKFYASRSYSPQIIGYTQNIAKLFHDNDILITRSGPTAIIEAVNCIIPIVSMGALPGQEEENPIYIQQNGLGLDSKSTDDIFNKIDLLIANNRENLVKMREAQFDYYGRNVRDDIVKYLADNI; from the coding sequence ATGAAAAAAATACTTATAATATCTTCAGAATATACAGGTCATGGGCATAAAAGTGTACATACTGCTCTTATTCAAGGTTTTGAAAAATTATATAAAGATAGTGTTGAGATAAAAGTAGTAAATGGCTTTACTTTGGGAGGTCCTGATTTATTAGCAGCTGAGAGACTTTATAATCAATGTGTAAAATATTTTCCTAAACTTTGGGAGAAGATTTTTAAGTTTTCATTTAAAAACAAAGACTTTATTAATAAAAATAATTCTATAACAATTAAGAGAAGTTTTTTAAAGATTTATAAACAGTATAAGCCAGATTTAATTTTGAATGTGCATCCTCTATTTAGCGGAAGTTTATTAAATATAATAGAGAAGAAGAAATTAGATGTGAAGTTTTTTATACTTATTACAGATTTAATTACAATAACAAAGATTTGGTTTGATAATAGAGCAGATAAAATAATAAGCCCTTCAAAAGAAGCTACAGAGTATATGATAAAAAATGGAATAGACAGAGAAAAGCTTATAACATTCGGTCTTCCTGTAAGAAATGGTTTTGATGCTCCTTTTGCAAGCAAAGAAGATATTATTAAAAATACAAATATAAATGGAAAGTTAAAAATATTAATACTCAATAATTCTGAAAAGACAAAAAGACTTTTATATATAATAAAAAATCTTTATAGCAGATATAATTGCGAAGTTACAATAATATGCGGAAGAAATAAGCATACATATAATAAGCTAAATAAATTTTATGCTTCAAGAAGTTATAGTCCTCAGATAATAGGCTACACTCAAAATATAGCAAAACTTTTTCATGATAATGATATATTAATAACAAGGTCAGGTCCTACAGCCATAATAGAGGCAGTTAATTGCATTATTCCAATAGTATCTATGGGGGCTTTACCAGGTCAGGAAGAGGAGAATCCTATTTATATACAGCAAAATGGTTTAGGTTTAGATTCAAAATCTACAGATGATATATTTAATAAAATAGACTTACTCATTGCTAATAATAGAGAAAACCTTGTAAAAATGCGAGAGGCACAATTTGATTATTATGGCAGAAATGTTAGAGATGATATTGTTAAATATTTAGCAGATAATATTTAA
- a CDS encoding PepSY-like domain-containing protein — MKKTLYIIFILSIMNIYLYSQSIGLSEVPKSSIMFADKYFSDYYLYRAAKSSGGYVLIFKGGLKIYVNFNGDWHTISGGGDEISIDYIEEKIQNIVKKEFPDEKVIYIQKKSKEYKIQFKSRRKITVDFDGNITKGKRD; from the coding sequence ATGAAAAAAACATTGTATATCATTTTTATATTATCAATAATGAATATCTATTTATACTCACAGTCTATTGGATTAAGTGAAGTACCTAAAAGCTCTATAATGTTTGCTGATAAATATTTCTCAGATTATTATCTATATAGAGCTGCTAAATCATCTGGAGGATATGTTTTAATATTTAAAGGCGGATTAAAAATATATGTAAACTTTAATGGAGATTGGCATACTATAAGCGGCGGCGGCGATGAAATATCTATAGATTATATAGAAGAAAAAATACAAAATATCGTAAAAAAAGAATTCCCAGATGAAAAAGTAATATATATACAGAAAAAAAGCAAAGAATACAAAATACAATTCAAAAGCAGAAGAAAAATCACGGTAGACTTTGACGGTAATATTACAAAAGGCAAAAGAGATTAA
- a CDS encoding methyl-accepting chemotaxis protein, translating into MKNKFNSLTIQIPMAINIFITSLMFISIFTLVSMSSKAIDKATYDGFQTTVKGYTTFINSWSENQLVLADTYSSLSFVINYMIQRNVEAEANMLTVLGLMGAKNQYVISLSLVEKDSTIINSSSKGDNITGKKISELFPELWQKFNNVKKPTLSDYIYKNNDGRWIIGCISPVLSRTDKSYLGAMLVILDWSKVVDEMLINIGDNFDNDRRIFIINQKNIIMHNLLENIGKEFPKEFNNIINEKEGYLSFTESSVEKSCFFYSANNLPWKLAIAIPNKLLNQNKNKLITTGIIIGIIGIILGYIIGYFYTKIKISPLKVVAKEAKDMSKGNFVLEEHKFQNNEIGEIADSFREMRDALSNIINEVNNTSEKINESALILSRGSNDLEQRTEEQASSLEETSSAIQQMASTIKSSTANSVDGNNMMASSKEAVENGAKSISETTRNIEEVYEDSEKIKTITKTIEDIAFQTNILALNASVEAARAGEHGKGFAVVASEVRNLAQNSQTSAKDITLLIDNIYEKINKSAETARESKLIFDDIQSKVENTAKIMNEISTTALEQETSIEHVNISISKIDAITNKNVSLVDETALSSKEILEQAQNLQELMKFFKMN; encoded by the coding sequence ATGAAAAATAAATTTAATAGTCTAACAATACAAATACCTATGGCAATTAATATATTTATTACTTCATTGATGTTTATATCGATTTTTACATTAGTAAGTATGTCTTCAAAAGCTATAGATAAAGCTACATATGACGGTTTTCAAACTACTGTAAAAGGATATACTACTTTTATAAACTCATGGTCTGAAAATCAGCTTGTATTAGCGGATACTTACTCTTCATTATCATTTGTTATTAATTATATGATACAAAGAAATGTTGAAGCAGAAGCTAATATGCTTACTGTACTAGGGTTAATGGGAGCAAAAAACCAATATGTAATTAGCTTATCATTAGTAGAAAAAGACAGCACTATTATAAACAGCTCTTCAAAAGGAGATAATATCACTGGTAAAAAAATATCTGAATTATTTCCAGAACTGTGGCAAAAATTTAACAATGTAAAAAAACCTACATTATCAGACTATATATATAAAAATAATGACGGAAGATGGATTATAGGCTGTATATCTCCTGTGCTTTCAAGGACTGATAAAAGCTATTTGGGAGCTATGCTTGTAATATTAGATTGGTCTAAAGTTGTTGATGAGATGCTAATTAATATAGGAGATAATTTTGATAATGATAGAAGAATTTTTATTATAAATCAAAAAAATATTATAATGCATAATTTATTAGAGAATATTGGTAAAGAGTTTCCAAAAGAGTTCAATAATATAATTAATGAAAAAGAAGGTTATTTATCATTTACAGAATCATCTGTTGAAAAATCATGCTTCTTCTATTCTGCTAATAATCTTCCTTGGAAATTGGCTATTGCTATACCAAATAAACTATTAAATCAAAATAAAAATAAATTAATAACTACAGGAATTATTATAGGAATAATAGGAATTATTCTTGGATATATAATAGGATATTTTTACACAAAAATAAAAATCTCTCCTTTAAAAGTTGTAGCAAAAGAAGCAAAAGATATGTCAAAAGGAAATTTTGTATTAGAAGAGCATAAGTTTCAAAATAATGAAATAGGAGAAATAGCAGATTCTTTTAGAGAGATGAGAGATGCATTATCTAACATAATCAATGAGGTTAATAATACTTCAGAAAAAATTAATGAGTCTGCCTTAATATTATCTAGAGGAAGCAATGATTTAGAGCAAAGAACTGAAGAACAGGCAAGCAGCCTAGAAGAAACATCATCTGCAATACAGCAAATGGCTTCTACAATAAAAAGTTCAACTGCAAACTCTGTAGATGGAAATAATATGATGGCATCATCTAAAGAAGCCGTAGAAAATGGTGCTAAGAGTATATCAGAAACTACAAGAAATATAGAAGAAGTTTATGAGGATAGCGAAAAAATTAAAACTATCACAAAAACAATAGAAGATATTGCTTTTCAAACTAATATACTTGCTCTCAATGCCTCTGTGGAAGCTGCACGTGCAGGAGAACATGGAAAGGGTTTTGCTGTTGTGGCATCAGAAGTTAGAAACTTGGCTCAAAACTCACAAACTTCAGCTAAAGACATAACATTATTAATAGATAACATATATGAAAAAATTAATAAATCTGCAGAAACTGCCAGAGAATCTAAATTAATATTTGATGATATACAATCAAAAGTGGAAAACACTGCTAAAATAATGAATGAGATAAGCACAACTGCATTAGAACAAGAAACATCTATAGAACATGTAAATATATCTATATCAAAAATAGATGCCATTACTAATAAAAATGTTTCTTTAGTAGATGAGACAGCATTATCATCAAAAGAAATTTTAGAACAAGCACAAAATTTACAAGAATTAATGAAATTCTTTAAAATGAATTAA
- a CDS encoding 2-oxoacid:acceptor oxidoreductase family protein — protein sequence MKLPKVNDLGFFEIRLESIGGMGANSAGKMLAEVGVLTQGFYGAAFSSYGSEKKGSPVKSFVRFSETEVRVNSTVEEPHVVAVFHMNLLKNPLTLAGVKEDAIVIFNTNKTPDEARDFAKLHGGKVVCIDAIKIANDLKLPSQAANTIIMGAMVNQLDFIDSAKFEEQIRKQFGGRKAELVEPNIEAFRKGGSESVVKEFKADGKYPYIPYKKPEPVYGKNNQLTGGYINAAGNSTLKDLQVTRTGNIPVFNPANCIDCANCEVVCPDLCIVWEKGPDRKDPNKTAMNMMGIDYQYCKGCLKCVRACPKGPYSGKFEKDQQALRIEVEANCDVDKLTYRRYKK from the coding sequence GTGAAACTCCCAAAAGTCAATGATTTAGGATTTTTCGAGATCCGTCTCGAAAGTATCGGTGGAATGGGTGCTAATAGTGCTGGTAAAATGCTTGCAGAAGTAGGCGTTTTAACACAAGGTTTCTATGGTGCTGCATTCTCAAGTTATGGTTCAGAAAAGAAAGGTTCTCCAGTAAAATCTTTTGTAAGGTTTTCAGAAACTGAAGTTAGAGTAAACTCTACTGTAGAAGAACCACATGTAGTGGCAGTGTTCCACATGAATCTTCTAAAAAACCCTCTTACATTAGCTGGTGTTAAAGAAGATGCTATTGTTATTTTTAACACTAATAAAACACCTGATGAGGCAAGAGATTTTGCTAAATTACATGGCGGTAAAGTAGTTTGTATTGATGCAATAAAAATCGCTAATGATTTAAAACTTCCTTCACAAGCTGCTAATACTATCATAATGGGTGCTATGGTTAATCAGCTTGATTTCATAGATTCTGCTAAGTTTGAAGAGCAAATCAGAAAACAATTCGGCGGAAGAAAAGCTGAATTAGTTGAGCCAAATATTGAAGCTTTCAGAAAAGGCGGAAGTGAATCTGTTGTTAAAGAATTCAAAGCTGACGGAAAATATCCTTATATTCCTTATAAAAAACCAGAACCTGTATATGGTAAAAATAACCAATTAACAGGCGGTTATATCAATGCTGCTGGTAACTCTACTTTAAAAGATTTACAAGTTACTCGTACTGGTAATATACCTGTATTCAATCCTGCTAACTGTATTGATTGTGCTAACTGTGAAGTTGTTTGTCCTGACCTTTGTATCGTTTGGGAAAAAGGACCAGACAGGAAAGACCCTAATAAAACTGCTATGAATATGATGGGTATAGATTATCAATACTGTAAAGGTTGTTTAAAATGTGTTAGAGCTTGCCCTAAAGGACCTTATTCTGGTAAATTTGAAAAAGATCAGCAGGCTTTAAGAATAGAAGTAGAAGCTAATTGTGATGTTGATAAACTTACATACAGACGTTATAAAAAATAA
- a CDS encoding thiamine pyrophosphate-dependent enzyme, translating into MAQKYNLAEQENILESGNELAAIAAAQINYHVMGYYPITPSTQIAEYLDEMKANGRHTVCMIPGDGEHGAAGICYGATTAGGRVFNATSANGLLFAMEQLPVQAGTRFPMVLNVVNRTVSGPLDIKCDQSDIMMALNTGWIIIMAHTTQMVYDFNIFALKIAEKAKLPIIVSSDGFFTSHQKKKIHLFKNDKDVQDFLGKYTPEVTSVEPTKNPVTIGPYMNEDELTGSKLQLSQALEDSRAIIAEVFEEFASLSGRKYSPIETHNMEGAEVALMLCGSAYETGTLAVDEMRKANPNLKIGAFAITQIRPFPEKELQKLLANVKVVVVGDRQDTYSGMGGNMSTEIRAALKNDPNNKSSIVSRVYGLGGTEFTLDKAKELFELGLKELAKAGSVEKHSYLEQYMGDPNVKMKPIHEPLTLESQKSGITVTMNEQTHKLDVKVPPLRELTGKAYRYAQGHGACNGCGIFSGINTFMKGIEGSVVLLVHTGCSMVVTTGYPYSSYRTTYVHNLFQNGAATLSGIVEMYHERKRRGEIDGPEDPTFIMVTGDGGHDIGMGPSIGAAIRNHKMIILEYDNEGYMNTGNQLSFSTPLGHRTSTSNVGKAEVGKQFGHKDVAQIFNGCHIPYIATGCEAYPLDLVKKAAKAQWYANNVGTAFVKLLITCPLNWKTPDDMGKDIIKAAVDCCFFPLYEVEQGITTITNMVADDKKQPVTEWLKLMGKTKHLLKHQDILDKFQADVDNRWARLKAMHESPVL; encoded by the coding sequence ATGGCACAAAAATATAATCTTGCTGAGCAAGAAAACATACTTGAAAGTGGTAATGAATTAGCAGCCATTGCAGCCGCTCAAATCAATTATCACGTTATGGGTTACTACCCAATCACTCCATCTACTCAAATTGCTGAGTACTTAGATGAAATGAAAGCTAATGGCAGACATACTGTTTGCATGATTCCTGGTGACGGTGAACATGGTGCAGCTGGTATCTGTTATGGTGCTACTACTGCAGGAGGAAGAGTATTCAATGCTACTTCTGCTAACGGTTTACTTTTTGCTATGGAACAATTACCTGTTCAAGCTGGTACTAGATTCCCTATGGTATTAAACGTTGTAAACAGAACTGTTTCTGGTCCATTAGATATTAAATGTGACCAATCTGACATAATGATGGCTCTTAACACTGGTTGGATTATCATTATGGCTCATACTACTCAGATGGTTTATGACTTCAATATATTTGCATTAAAAATTGCTGAGAAAGCTAAACTTCCTATCATTGTTTCTTCTGACGGATTCTTTACTTCTCACCAAAAGAAAAAAATCCACCTTTTCAAAAATGATAAAGATGTTCAAGATTTCTTAGGTAAATATACTCCTGAAGTTACTTCTGTTGAGCCTACTAAGAACCCTGTTACTATTGGGCCTTACATGAATGAAGACGAATTAACAGGTAGTAAATTACAACTTTCTCAAGCTTTAGAAGATTCTAGAGCTATTATTGCTGAAGTATTTGAAGAGTTTGCTTCTCTTTCTGGAAGAAAATACTCTCCTATAGAAACTCATAACATGGAAGGAGCTGAAGTTGCTTTAATGCTTTGCGGTTCTGCTTATGAAACTGGTACTTTGGCTGTTGATGAAATGAGAAAAGCTAATCCTAATCTTAAAATTGGTGCTTTCGCTATTACTCAGATTCGTCCTTTCCCTGAAAAAGAATTACAAAAATTACTTGCTAATGTTAAAGTAGTTGTTGTAGGTGATAGACAAGATACTTATTCTGGTATGGGCGGTAATATGTCTACTGAGATTAGAGCTGCTCTTAAAAATGACCCTAACAACAAATCTTCTATTGTTAGCAGAGTTTATGGTCTTGGCGGTACTGAGTTTACTCTTGACAAAGCTAAAGAATTATTTGAATTAGGTTTAAAAGAATTAGCTAAAGCTGGTTCTGTTGAAAAACACTCTTATTTAGAACAATATATGGGTGACCCTAATGTTAAAATGAAACCTATACATGAACCTTTAACTTTAGAGAGCCAAAAATCAGGCATTACTGTTACTATGAACGAACAAACTCATAAACTTGATGTTAAAGTTCCACCTCTTAGAGAATTAACTGGTAAAGCTTATCGTTATGCTCAAGGTCATGGTGCTTGTAACGGTTGTGGTATATTCTCTGGTATCAATACTTTCATGAAAGGTATAGAAGGTTCTGTTGTACTTTTGGTACATACTGGTTGTTCTATGGTTGTTACTACTGGTTATCCTTACAGCTCTTATAGAACTACTTATGTTCACAACTTGTTCCAAAACGGTGCTGCTACTCTTTCTGGTATTGTAGAAATGTATCATGAGAGAAAAAGAAGAGGAGAAATTGACGGACCAGAAGATCCTACATTCATAATGGTTACTGGTGACGGTGGTCATGATATAGGTATGGGACCTTCTATTGGTGCTGCTATTAGAAATCACAAAATGATTATCTTAGAATATGATAATGAAGGATACATGAACACTGGTAACCAATTATCATTCTCTACTCCATTAGGACATAGAACTTCTACTTCTAACGTTGGTAAAGCTGAAGTTGGTAAACAATTCGGTCACAAAGACGTAGCTCAAATATTTAATGGTTGTCATATACCTTATATTGCTACTGGCTGTGAAGCTTATCCTTTAGATTTAGTTAAAAAAGCTGCTAAAGCTCAATGGTATGCTAATAACGTTGGTACTGCTTTCGTTAAACTTCTTATCACTTGTCCATTAAACTGGAAAACTCCAGATGATATGGGTAAAGATATTATTAAAGCTGCTGTTGATTGTTGTTTCTTCCCATTATATGAGGTTGAACAAGGTATCACTACTATCACTAATATGGTAGCTGATGACAAAAAACAACCTGTTACTGAATGGTTAAAATTAATGGGTAAAACTAAGCACCTTCTTAAACATCAAGACATACTTGATAAATTCCAAGCAGATGTTGATAACAGATGGGCTCGCTTAAAAGCTATGCATGAAAGTCCTGTTCTATAA
- the metG gene encoding methionine--tRNA ligase, giving the protein MTDKKFYITTPIYYPSDYLHIGHCYCTIATDTMARYKKIMGYDVYFLTGTDEHGEKIQRKAEEAKTTPKEYVDNIVDATKKLWKRLHIDYSHYIRTTDDYHERRVQNIFKQLYDKGYIYKGSYKGLYCVSDEAFFTESQVVKKDDGKCYCPDCEKELEYKEEECYYLKLSEFGDWLINYYKEHPEFLEPKERQNEMLKNFLLPGLEDLAVTRKGLKWGIPCPIDNEHSIYVWIDALSNYITALGYSEEDELYKKYWPCDVHFVGKEIVRFHAIIWPIMLKMLDIPLPKKVFGHGWVLFDDGKKMSKSRGNVVDPNALIDKYGVDALRYFLMREINFGVDGFYSQEIFLKRINSDLANDYGNLWHRITTMLGKYFDGILPEEVESVYSDRERELKKAVLTLDANVESALDSFKFQEALFNIWEVIRMVNKYVEESAPWNLAKDESKRDHLANVMYISFQAYYIVTAYLQIFFVETPKKVFNRLGLGDSVPLEDAKKWGSLKAGIKIEKGEPLFNRYDIEKEIGASSEENKKEVNPPKEDKHKPYIEKEDFEKLELLTATIVVAEKVENADKLLKFVVDIGGGEQRVVVSSIAEYYKPEDMVGKTVLYLANLKPKKFRGVNSHGMLLLADNGETLSLMVTEKGFKSGCEVN; this is encoded by the coding sequence ATGACAGACAAAAAATTTTATATCACAACTCCAATATATTACCCTTCAGATTATTTACACATAGGACATTGTTACTGTACTATAGCAACAGACACCATGGCTAGATATAAAAAAATAATGGGTTATGATGTTTATTTTTTAACAGGTACTGATGAACATGGAGAGAAGATTCAAAGAAAAGCAGAAGAAGCTAAAACTACTCCCAAAGAATATGTTGATAATATAGTAGATGCTACAAAAAAATTGTGGAAAAGACTTCATATAGATTATAGTCATTATATAAGAACAACTGATGATTATCATGAAAGAAGAGTACAAAATATATTTAAACAGCTTTATGATAAAGGTTATATTTACAAAGGTTCATATAAAGGTCTTTACTGTGTAAGCGATGAAGCATTTTTTACAGAGAGTCAGGTTGTAAAAAAAGATGATGGAAAATGTTACTGCCCTGATTGTGAGAAAGAATTGGAATATAAAGAAGAGGAATGTTATTATCTTAAACTTTCTGAGTTTGGAGATTGGCTTATCAATTATTATAAAGAGCACCCTGAATTTTTAGAGCCAAAAGAGAGACAAAATGAGATGCTTAAGAATTTCTTGCTTCCTGGTCTTGAAGATTTAGCTGTTACTCGTAAGGGCTTAAAATGGGGTATACCTTGCCCTATAGATAATGAGCATAGTATATATGTATGGATTGATGCTTTATCAAATTATATTACAGCTTTAGGCTATAGTGAAGAAGATGAGCTATATAAAAAATATTGGCCTTGTGATGTTCATTTTGTTGGTAAGGAGATTGTTCGTTTCCATGCTATTATATGGCCTATAATGCTTAAAATGCTTGATATACCGCTTCCTAAAAAAGTATTTGGTCATGGCTGGGTACTTTTTGATGATGGTAAGAAGATGAGTAAGAGTAGGGGAAATGTTGTTGATCCTAATGCTTTAATAGATAAATACGGTGTTGATGCTTTAAGATATTTTCTTATGAGAGAGATTAATTTTGGTGTTGATGGATTTTATTCACAAGAGATTTTCTTAAAGAGAATTAACAGCGATTTGGCTAATGATTATGGTAATTTGTGGCATAGAATTACTACAATGCTTGGCAAATATTTTGACGGTATTCTTCCAGAAGAGGTTGAGAGTGTTTATTCTGATAGAGAGAGAGAATTAAAAAAGGCAGTGCTTACTTTAGATGCTAATGTAGAATCTGCACTAGACAGTTTTAAGTTTCAAGAGGCTTTATTTAATATTTGGGAAGTGATAAGAATGGTGAACAAATATGTTGAAGAGAGTGCTCCTTGGAATCTTGCTAAAGATGAAAGTAAAAGAGACCATTTAGCTAATGTAATGTATATATCTTTTCAGGCATATTATATAGTAACTGCTTATTTACAGATATTTTTTGTAGAGACTCCTAAAAAGGTATTTAATAGACTTGGACTTGGCGACAGTGTACCTTTGGAAGATGCTAAGAAATGGGGTTCTTTAAAGGCTGGCATAAAGATAGAGAAAGGAGAGCCTTTGTTTAATAGATATGATATAGAAAAAGAGATAGGTGCTTCTTCAGAGGAAAACAAAAAAGAAGTTAATCCTCCTAAAGAAGATAAACATAAACCATACATAGAAAAAGAAGATTTTGAGAAGTTAGAATTATTGACTGCTACAATAGTTGTTGCTGAGAAGGTAGAAAATGCTGATAAGCTTTTAAAGTTTGTAGTTGATATAGGCGGAGGCGAGCAGAGAGTTGTTGTATCATCTATAGCTGAGTATTATAAACCAGAGGATATGGTTGGAAAGACTGTGCTTTATCTTGCTAATTTAAAACCTAAAAAGTTTAGAGGCGTTAATTCACATGGTATGCTTCTTTTGGCAGATAATGGAGAGACTCTTTCTCTTATGGTAACTGAGAAAGGTTTTAAATCTGGATGCGAAGTAAATTAA